A region of the Lysobacter sp. K5869 genome:
ACGGCGGTAGTGCGCGTCGTCGTAGCCGATGCGGATCAGGTGCTCGCGGCGCCAGTCCTTGAGCTCTTCGATCCAGTCGTCGAGGGTGCCGTCCACGTCGGTCTTCCAATGGCCGATCTCGGCGAACGGCCAACCCGGCGCCTTGCCCGGCAGCGGCAGATAGCGCTGGGTGGTGACGTGGGAGAACTTGTACTCGCTGCGCACGCGCGCACGCTCGGCTTCGGGGGCGGCGTCGGCGGCGGAATCGTAGTCGGACATGGGGGGCATCGTGGGTCGTGAGGCGGTAAGGGGGGCGTTTCAGGTCCGCGCGACCGGATCGGAAGGGATCCGAATCGGAGTTCCCGCCGCGAGATCCGGCCTCGCCGCAGTGTGCAGCAGCCGCTCGACCTCGGCATGACTGGGCACGCTGGTTTGCGCGCCCGGTCGCGTGCAGGCCAGCGCCGAGGCCGCGCAGGCGCGGCGCAGCGCGGCCTGGAAGTCGCTGCCGCCGGCCAGCGTGGCGACCAGCGCGCCGCAAAAGGTGTCGCCGGCCGCGGTGGTGTCGACGGCCGCGACCGCGAACGCGTCCTGGCGCAGCGACTCGCCGTCGTCGCGGGCGATGCAGCCGCGCGCGCCGAGCGTCACCACGACGCGCGGCACGCGCAGGGCGGCGAGCGCGGCATCGGGATCGTTCAAGCCGGTCAGCGCGGCGAGTTCGCCTTCGTTGACGATCAGCAGATCGACGTCGTCCAGCAGCGCGGCGGGCAATGTCTGCGCGGGCGCGGCGTTGAGCGCAACGGCAACGCCGGCTTCGCGCGCGCGCCGCGCCCACGCGGCGACCGCGTCGAGCGGCGATTCGAGTTGCAGCAACAGCCACGCCACGCCGTCGAGCGACGGCAAGTCGTCGCCGCGCAGCGCGGCGTTGGCGCCCGGCGCGACGACGATGGAGTTTTCGCCGTCGTCGGCCACGCAGACGAAAGCGGTGCCGGTGGCGCGGTCTTCGATCCGGCGCACGAGCAGTTCGACGCCGCCCTCGCGCAGCGAACGCTCGATCGGCGCGGCGTGCGCGTCCGCGCCGAGCGCGAGCAGCATGCGCGTGGGCGCGCCGCCGGCGCGGGCGCAGGCCAGGGCCTGATTGGCGCCCTTGCCGCCGGGATAGGTCGCCAGTTCGCGGCCGAGCACGGTTTCGCCGGGCGCGGGCGCATGCGCGGCGCGGACGACGAAATCGAGGT
Encoded here:
- a CDS encoding ribokinase, with the translated sequence MNPLPPRTVLVAGSANLDFVVRAAHAPAPGETVLGRELATYPGGKGANQALACARAGGAPTRMLLALGADAHAAPIERSLREGGVELLVRRIEDRATGTAFVCVADDGENSIVVAPGANAALRGDDLPSLDGVAWLLLQLESPLDAVAAWARRAREAGVAVALNAAPAQTLPAALLDDVDLLIVNEGELAALTGLNDPDAALAALRVPRVVVTLGARGCIARDDGESLRQDAFAVAAVDTTAAGDTFCGALVATLAGGSDFQAALRRACAASALACTRPGAQTSVPSHAEVERLLHTAARPDLAAGTPIRIPSDPVART